GTCGAGGGCCGCGGTCCCCTCGACGACGGTCCCGTCGACCGGGACGCGCTCCCCGGACCGGACGACGACTTCGTCGCCCGGGTCGAGGTCGCCGACCGCGACGTCCTCGGTGCCCGCGTCGGTGCGCCGCCGGGCGCTGTCGGCCCGCTGTGTCGTGAATTCGGTGAGGCGGTCCAGCGCCCGCCGCCGGACCCGGTCCTGGTAGTAGTCGCCGACGGAGACGGCCATGACGATGACCGTCGCCACGTCGAAGTACACCTCCGTGTGTCCCAAAACGACGGCGACGACGCTGTACAGGAAGGCGGTCCCGGCGGCCATCGCCACCAGCAAGTCCATGTTCGGCCGGCCGGCGCGCAGGCTGACGTAGGCCCCGCGGAGCAGCGGCCAGCCGGTGTAGCCGACGACGACCCCGGTCATGACGGCCATGTTCCACAGCAGGTACGCGCCCGCCTGCCCCGTCGGGTCGAACAGCAACAGGGACGAGTCGACCCCGAGGTAGGCCGGGTAGAGGAAGAGGACGTACCACAGCATCGTCATCATCCCGAAGAAGCCGCCGACGATGAGCCGCCCCTCCAGTTCGTACTCGTCGTCGGTCTCCGTGGCCTGGAGGCTGGCCTCGTAGCCGGTGCCGGCCACCGCGTCCGTGAGATCCGACTCCGAGAGTGCGTCGGCGTCGTAGGTGAGCTTCATCGTCCCCGTCGGGTAGCTCGCGGCCGCGGCGGCGACGCCGTCGTGGTCCGTAGCCCGCGCCTCCAGGAACGTCTCGCAGGTCGCACAGTGCATCCCCTCGACTGAGAGGAAGGCCGTCTCGCCGTCGGCCTCGTCCGGGTCCGGCCCGGTGTCGGCCGCGTCGCGGGTCTCGGTCGCCGGGTCGTCGAGCGTCCGCGCGACTTCGAGACAGCCACGACAGCAGAACGTCCCCTCGACGACCGCGTCGGTGACCGGGGTCTCGACCGGCAGGTCACAGAGCGTGCAGTGTGTCATGTCCAGGGCATCGGCAGGGGTGGTTTCGGAACGGCGACGCCGAACGCCGCCAGCCCGTTCGACAGCGGGACGAGCGCGAGCGCGATGAAAACGACGCCCAGCGCCCGATGCAGCGTCGCCCGGTGTCCCGGCGAGAGCGTGCCGAAGGCGGTCCCGTAGGCGAACACCAGCGGAAACGTCCCGAGGCCGAGCGCGGCCAGCGAGAGGCCGCCGGTGAGCGCGGAGCCGGTGGCGAAGGCGTACAGGAACGCCGGATACAGCAGCGGACAGGGGAGCAGGCCGTGCATCGCGCCCAGCGCGACCATTCCGGGACCGTCGACCCACCGGTCGACCCTGGCGACCAGCGACGCGGAGAGCCGCTGGAACAGGTACCCGACGAGCGGCAGCGACCGGGCCACGTCGACGGCGCGGCCACGCGAGAGGTAGCCGAGGCCCACGGAGACGATGGCGAGCCCGACGAAAACACCGACGGTGCCGCGGACGACGGTACCGAGGCGTGCCAGCCCGGCCACGTCGTACAGTGCGCCGCCGGCAGCGCCGAGGGCGGTCCCGACGAGCGCGTAGCTCAGCGTTCGGCCGGTGTTGAACAGCGCGTGCTGGCGTATCTCGTGGCCCGACACCGGCCCGCCGTCGTCCAGCCTGTCGGCGTAGGTAGTGACTAACGGCCCGCACATGCCGAGGCAGTGGACGCTGCCGACGAGTCCCAGCCCGACGAAGGCCGCGAGGCCGGCCGTCTCACCGGAACTCAGCCCCGCCGTCCCGAGTGGCATGTCAGGCGGTGCTCGACTCGGTCGGTTGTGTCATCCAGAACAGGCTGCCGGCGATGATGACGACGCTGACCAGCGAGAGCGCGACGATGGAGCGCCCGGTACCCTGCATGTAGTACGCGACGGGCGCGAGCCCGAGCAGCGCCAACAGCGTCACGATTCGAGGACTTGACGCAGACATACCTGGCCGTACGTTAGAGGGGTTATAAAAACAGACGGGTCGTTCCTGCCGCCTGAAAACACCGTGATGGGTTTTTTTATGAGATATACAATCCTCTCAGGTATGGTATGGCACGAACCCAAGAGTAGTCGGGTGCCGGATTCGAACGGCGCGATGGGGGTGCGAGGATGGCGCTGAGTCGGCGACAGTTCGTCGGTGGCGCGGCCGGGACAGCGGCGCTGGCCGCGACCGGCACGGCGACAGCACAGGAGGAACCGGACTACGGCGGCTGGTTCGACGATGTGTCGAACTACGACGGCACCGTCGACCGCCGGGGCGAGGACACCGTCACCATCTCCGTCGGCGCGCAGGGCAACAACGGCGCGTTCGCCTTCGGCCCGGCCGCGGTGATGGTCAACCCGGGCACGGAGGTCGTCTGGGAGTGGACCGGCGAGGGCGGCGGTCACAACGTCGTCTCCGACGGCGACGGCCCGCTCGACTCCGGGGACGCGGTCAGTGAGGCCGGCACGACCTACAGCCACACGTTCGAGTCGGAGGGCATCTTCAAGTACGTCTGCGTCCCGCACGAGGCCCTCGGGATGAAAGGCGCGGTCGTCGTTCGGCCCGGCAGTTCGGGCGGCGACAGCGGCTCCGGCGGTCAACAGCCGCAAGGCCCGCCGGCG
Above is a window of Haloarcula sp. DT43 DNA encoding:
- a CDS encoding sulfite exporter TauE/SafE family protein, with protein sequence MPLGTAGLSSGETAGLAAFVGLGLVGSVHCLGMCGPLVTTYADRLDDGGPVSGHEIRQHALFNTGRTLSYALVGTALGAAGGALYDVAGLARLGTVVRGTVGVFVGLAIVSVGLGYLSRGRAVDVARSLPLVGYLFQRLSASLVARVDRWVDGPGMVALGAMHGLLPCPLLYPAFLYAFATGSALTGGLSLAALGLGTFPLVFAYGTAFGTLSPGHRATLHRALGVVFIALALVPLSNGLAAFGVAVPKPPLPMPWT